From Nicotiana tabacum cultivar K326 chromosome 22, ASM71507v2, whole genome shotgun sequence, one genomic window encodes:
- the LOC107771790 gene encoding GDSL lipase isoform X1, with protein sequence MAFSSSSFHFFRLCIFLLIACFTCPIMCISRPQAALFVFGDSLFDPGNNNYINTTTEFLANWRPYGESFFNYPTGRFCDGRLIPDFIAEYANLPLIPSYFQIGKQHFVHGVNFASGGAGCLVETHRGFVIDLKTQLKYFKNVAELLKKKVGATESKQILSNAVYIFSAGGNDYLAPSSANSTIPYTEREYLQVIMGNLTSVLKGIYKEGGRKFAMLNMVPIGSLPNIRALNVQKGVKNRDFIEKISSLVKMHNSALPEMLKQLEKQLPGFKYTLFNLFKVFAESIDNPTKYGFKTSKTACCGTGPFRGIYSCGGKRQVKKYELCKNVKDYLFFDSFHPTELAYRQYTELLWNGTPDVVAPYNLKSFFELST encoded by the exons ATGGCATTTAGCTCAAGCTCGTTTCACTTCTTCAGACTCTGCATCTTTCTTTTGATTGCGTGTTTTACTTGCCCAATTATGTGTATTAGCAGACCTCAAGCTGCCCTTTTCGTGTTCGGCGATTCACTGTTCGATCCTGGGAATAATAACTACATCAATACCACCACTGAATTCCTAGCAAATTGGCGGCCATATGGAGAATCATTCTTCAACTACCCTACCGGCAGGTTCTGCGATGGACGCCTTATCCCTGATTTTATCG CTGAATATGCTAATTTGCCTTTGATTCCATCCTATTTTCAAATTGGCAAGCAACACTTTGTTCATGGGGTGAACTTTGCATCAGGCGGTGCTGGTTGTTTGGTCGAAACTCATCGTGGCTTT GTTATAGATCTTAAGACACAgttgaaatatttcaaaaatgtGGCTGAACTGTTGAAGAAGAAGGTGGGGGCAACAGAGTCCAAACAAATCCTCTCCAATGCTGTATATATATTTAGCGCCGGGGGTAATGATTATTTGGCTCCTTCCTCAGCAAATTCGACTATACCATATACTGAGAGAGAGTATCTACAGGTGATTATGGGCAATTTGACATCTGTTTTGAAG GGAATTTACAAGGAAGGAGGGCGAAAATTTGCCATGCTTAATATGGTTCCCATAGGTAGTCTCCCTAATATTAGGGCTCTTAATGttcaaaaaggagttaagaatagGGATTTCATAGAGAAGATCTCAAGCTTGGTGAAAATGCATAATTCGGCACtcccagagatgctcaaacaacTGGAGAAGCAATTGCCTGGATTCAAGTATACATTATTCAACTTGTTCAAAGTATTTGCAGAAAGCATTGATAATCCAACAAAATACG GTTTTAAGACATCAAAGACCGCTTGTTGTGGGACTGGTCCATTTCGAGGGATTTATAGTTGTGGAGGTAAGAGGCAGGTAAAAAAGTACGAGCTGTGTAAAAACGTGAAAGATTACTTGTTTTTCGACTCATTTCATCCCACTGAGCTGGCCTACCGACAATACACCGAATTACTGTGGAATGGAACTCCAGATGTCGTTGCACCTTACAATCTAAAATCCTTTTTTGAACTTTCAACATAA
- the LOC107771790 gene encoding GDSL lipase isoform X2, protein MAFSSSSFHFFRLCIFLLIACFTCPIMCISRPQAALFVFGDSLFDPGNNNYINTTTEFLANWRPYGESFFNYPTGRFCDGRLIPDFIAEYANLPLIPSYFQIGKQHFVHGVNFASGGAGCLVETHRGFVIDLKTQLKYFKNVAELLKKKVGATESKQILSNAVYIFSAGGNDYLAPSSANSTIPYTEREYLQVIMGNLTSVLKGIYKEGGRKFAMLNMVPIGSLPNIRALNVQKGVKNRDFIEKISSLVKMHNSALPEMLKQLEKQLPGFKYTLFNLFKVFAESIDNPTKYVSILLIV, encoded by the exons ATGGCATTTAGCTCAAGCTCGTTTCACTTCTTCAGACTCTGCATCTTTCTTTTGATTGCGTGTTTTACTTGCCCAATTATGTGTATTAGCAGACCTCAAGCTGCCCTTTTCGTGTTCGGCGATTCACTGTTCGATCCTGGGAATAATAACTACATCAATACCACCACTGAATTCCTAGCAAATTGGCGGCCATATGGAGAATCATTCTTCAACTACCCTACCGGCAGGTTCTGCGATGGACGCCTTATCCCTGATTTTATCG CTGAATATGCTAATTTGCCTTTGATTCCATCCTATTTTCAAATTGGCAAGCAACACTTTGTTCATGGGGTGAACTTTGCATCAGGCGGTGCTGGTTGTTTGGTCGAAACTCATCGTGGCTTT GTTATAGATCTTAAGACACAgttgaaatatttcaaaaatgtGGCTGAACTGTTGAAGAAGAAGGTGGGGGCAACAGAGTCCAAACAAATCCTCTCCAATGCTGTATATATATTTAGCGCCGGGGGTAATGATTATTTGGCTCCTTCCTCAGCAAATTCGACTATACCATATACTGAGAGAGAGTATCTACAGGTGATTATGGGCAATTTGACATCTGTTTTGAAG GGAATTTACAAGGAAGGAGGGCGAAAATTTGCCATGCTTAATATGGTTCCCATAGGTAGTCTCCCTAATATTAGGGCTCTTAATGttcaaaaaggagttaagaatagGGATTTCATAGAGAAGATCTCAAGCTTGGTGAAAATGCATAATTCGGCACtcccagagatgctcaaacaacTGGAGAAGCAATTGCCTGGATTCAAGTATACATTATTCAACTTGTTCAAAGTATTTGCAGAAAGCATTGATAATCCAACAAAATACG TTTCAATTTTGCTTATTGTTTAG